The Sardina pilchardus chromosome 24, fSarPil1.1, whole genome shotgun sequence nucleotide sequence CCATCCTTCAGACATGATGCTGATGAGAGGCAACTTGGCAACCTCGTATTGAATACTTGCTTACTCAGAAAAAGGCAGCAGACTGCTGTTTTGCACGGGAGCCGTGGGATTCTGCGGTGATCCTGTTGTCTGATGTTAAAAGAGAAAAGACGCGTAGGTGAGCTGCCGAGACCAGACGTCCTTTAAGACCTTTGAGTGGCTTGCGGTGCGCGGCTGTCCTTTCCAGAGATGCCTTGAGCAACCGGGATCTCACACCTCCTCGCGCTTTACCTAGCCGTGACACTGCACTGCAGCGGACAATGTCACAACGTCCCAGGACCGAGGCTAGATTGCAGTCTTTTATCCATTTGGGATCGTGTATTCCACTCTGATTGAACCGTTATATTGGTCTATCCATCTCTCAGCGCATTTTAGAACAAATACCGCACTGACCTGTGACGTCGCGCGAGAGCAAATCTAGCCTCCGTTGCGTAAAGCTTCTGGTGTCTTTTTCATATTTCGTTATAGTTGTACGGAAGCCCAGAAGGCTAGTGTTAAGGGCAGTAGGGGGGTCAGTGATAAAGCAGAAATACAACACCTTCTCTGATGAGTATCTGAATCAAATCGTTTTGAAGTAGCCTATGTATCAAAACATCAAGACACCAATTATCTTTCTAAGCTGGAGTATGGGGAGGTAACTTTTACAATGGAACCTTTAACAAACCACACGTTCAAATGGACCTCTGCATAAATAGGTCAGGTTGGGGGTGGAGGacaccaacaaaaaaaacatggtccACATTCAACATAAATATTCATGTGGGAAAGATTAACAGCTCAATGGGCAGTTGACCCAAGTCCCGGATACCATTACCATTTTCCACTTGTTATGCTCATTCATTGGTTCTGCTTTTAACTTTATCTACTATTCCTACATTAGTGTCATTTTTCTAACATACAAAGACCCAATTCACTAGTTAATCGCAGGGTTTCACCCTTTGTCGCGTTTTCTTGTAAAGCATTCATTTCCCTAGTGCTTCCATTTTAAAATGTACATCACAGCAGTCAATTGTGCTTACCAGGGAGAACTTCAACCTGAAACGTATCCACAATGATGAATGATGGGTTTCAAAAGTATCAGTAGTTGGTCTCACTCACTTAATCAATAGTCAAAAAAAGCAAGCAAGCATCTCTGCAAATATATACAAGTAGGCCTAACtatattttctttgttttgatcATGTCAATGTAATGTATAAATATGTTGACattgtatttaaaaaaagactTATGAAACATTGGAGCAGTGGTCACTACTGCCAAAACCAAACGAAACAGAATTCCTCACAGATCACACTTCAGCCAGCGTAAGAAGGATGAATAAATGGAGGCCGAGACAGCAGTGAAATCTGgaataaaagtatgtttttTATTGTTACGCCGTGTCACTGGAACCACTGTTGACACGGTAACGTTGAACAGGCTACAACAACGTTGCATCAGTAGATAGTCTACCTCATTGAATATAAAAGAATAGCTTTCCCCTTCTATACCCATAAATGTACCTACCCCTCCTAACCCAAAGCCCCATAGACTTAATGGTGACGTGAGACTTGCCTGCCTCTAACTGAATCCAATAGTAATAAGCAGAATGACTTCAACATTCTCTACACTTATTGCATGTTTATAAAAAGCTACACGTAATTACACATTTTAAAGTCAGCATACAGGAAACTGATGTTAGTGTTCTATACTGTTACGTGATAGAGTAAGAAAAAGCAAGTAGTCAGATAACTTGATTGGAAGAGAAACaagagaaacaaaataaaagaaatacaaaaaatatacttGAAATGAAGTATGGAGTAAAAGGGTAGACTAGGAGAGTCATCATGGGTTTGTCATCAAAAAGGTgttaaaaaagaaaggaaaagaaatgtaaaacataaaaataataataaagatcaGGCAAGATTAAAATGTTTATAAATCCATCTTTTAAATCCATCTGTTGGCACTCATCCATTTGGTAACCGCTCCAAAAATCCCTTCTTCCCACTTCTTTCTTTGCCAGGACAAAAAGCGATagtattcttcttcttctggtttGTCCAGTAGCAACCGTCCCCTGGACGCGTCGAGTACAATATGTGTCAGGCACTTTCTGATCCACCATCCTCCCCTCATCTAACCATCATCGACTATACGGAACAACAAACTCATCAAAGCACATCGCAGACTCACTCGGATTATCcagctagagagagacagacaggcagagacagagacaaagagagaggggaaccaaagagacagaaacaaaaagaaacagaagaCACAAATAAGTCACGTCGTCATACACGGCAACACTCACAATAATCAACTATAAACAGACCTGCAAACCCGTCAGCGTAAAAAAGGTGACAGTgtccgacgggggggggggggggggggggggggggggggggcatataaaGAAAActgctcgttttttttttatattactatatatattattatatagcctataatacatatacatgtatgatgtatgtaaacacaaacatacacacacaggggagaatacatatttgaacccatgcttaagttgactaaaaagaggaatagaaaatcatcttCATGCCTTAATGAGTAGATATCAAGGATTTTCTTaaaaatgaagaatgtatcgtaaataaatacattttcttccttaaatacagggggcatacagtcagtaggcctgttttgacccctatgtcaattcccatgcaggaggattttttttaaatatgcctatgtttttatttttaaaggccagctatttcatggatccaggatactatgcatcctgataaagttcccttggctttaggaattaaaatagccccacatcatcacatactcttcttcaccatagctagatattgcatggtgttttttccagttagcctatttgatgctcattgagctcaatgcataTCAATGCGCGTCCTGCGTTCTACAGAGGGTGCATTAAATGTTATTTGTACACCTATGAcctagatccaatttgttggccgtatcacactggaatagtctattaatttggcaaactcgttgtgaagtttaaatgaacggtcacgttgcatccaagctgtagACATTGTCGCACAGGACGGTGGttattttagctagttggagtGCAATTAAAATagcgatgtttcaaagctaaggttcatagaaaagagatggagctgactggcttttgaccataGCAATCATCCATTAAGAACTAGCAACGGCAGTTTGTACTGCAAGTTTAGAAATTAGTTGATAGTGGTGGAAAGAAGTAGCCTTGTTCTACTAACACCACAACAtatttttagcgatttaaaccaaAGATTGTCACACCGTCTctgtttaaacgtttacatcataacaggaaattaacacaaaacaaatggtaacagtggaataagtgggataatggactccacggcgttcggtccaagaaataaatgcacttagaaGGGGCCGTTTTACGTTCATATTTGCGAACCGAACACGCGTGTCGTCCCTGACAAAACTGACTCGCGCGGTAGCCAGGCGTCTCCAAACGTCAACTTGGCAAGTGCAAGAAGCAAGTGCTAAGACTCCAATTGGCCCAGAGAAGTGTCAATGACAAGAATTAGCCAATAATGTTTCGCAATTCTAGCCCGCATTGCATACAGATAAAGGGCAGCCTTCACCTTcaccttcacccccccccccccccccaaataaaaaCTCTCCGGTTCTGGGCGATTCACGTGAATGACCCAATTGACCAAGAAAACGGCGATTGTCGCCGAAAAGCGACAAGTTTGCAGGTCTGTCAACTATAAAGATATGGTTACAAATTGTACTCCCAAATGTTACATCAACAGAAATATGACCACACCCTTTGTCCTCAAAAATCCCCAAGTGATTAAATGATTACATCATGATCAATTGCGGGCCTGTCAACGACAGCTTcccgtcaacaacaacaacaacaacttccaCACACCCACCTGAGTGACCCCTGTCCAGTAGGCGTCTAAAGGTCCGTGTCGAACCACGCCAGCTGGTTGGAGTCTGGGGGCGGCAGGCCGTCCATGAGCTCGGGGTTGTGGCTGAGGTCAGGCAGGCCGTCTACGGGGTAGTCGCCCGAGTGGGGGCCGCCCATCTCATGCTCCAGCATGGCGTCCATGCCCAGGCCGTCCTGGCCGTAGCCTGCGTAGCCACGGAAACTGGGGTCTGaaaggaagggggagggagacgCACACAGTGAGCCATGTGTCCGTTTTCACCAGAAGTGTCGAGAATACTGTTGCAATAACGCACGATACATATTGTATTGTAATAGATTAGATCATGAAAACACAACTtgtacacaaaaaaaatgacaggCACCAATTAATATGATGGCCTATAAATTTGGCAAACcgaaacatttaaaaaatagaAGAAATCCAACGGAACACTGCCTCTTGAGGAGACGGTTCCTTCatagtgttgtgagtgtgtgcagcagACCTCTGGCCTGTGTGCGCTCCTTACCATCTGGTCTGTAGGCCAGGGGATCTCCCTGGGCACCCATCTCCAGAGCCATGTCActagtctgggggggggggggggaagagtcACAGATACACGGTCAAACACAGGCGCTCACAGCTGTACACTGAACGCAAatgggaataaaaaaaaaacctgaaacaaaatgtttgCTTCATTGTATTCTAGACTTTTAAATTAATATAAACGCTAAAAGTATTTAGTTCGAAAATACACATTTACAATTcaaatgataaatatataacCCATATAATACCAAAAACGTATTATACTATGAAGGCTGCATGCTTTTGTCCAACTTGTGTTTTCCTAATAAGCCTCATTATGTGGCAGGCCGAGGAGGGCATTAGATTAGAGGGTCTGGTGAAGGGGGAGCTCTGCTCTGGGCAGTAGACAGGCCTCTAGATGCATCAactagacaaaacaaaacattcatgCTTCATTTCTGTGAGGTTGCATCACTCTCAAATCACTCGTTTTACCGAACAAAGCTTAACACTTGTACAACACTGCCATTATTTCTTCCCCTTCAGCAAAATCAATTACTTTACTTAAAACAGTAAACAGCAAGCAGCCCAACCTCCTTTCTCGAGTGCAGCATCAATTATGCCTTCACTGTCCTGCTTTGATGTTTCACATGCAACGGCAACACCTCCCCTCTTACACTCACCTGATTTGATCCGTGGGGCATTCAAAAACTACTTTCAAGATTGACTAGTCCAAAGCAGCCCTGGCATGCAGTAAGCCCCATCAaggataaacaaacacacacacacagccccgtaGGCTTCATTCCACAGCTGGGACATTACCTCGTTCCAGGTCATGGGCTCCGTCCTGAAGAGGGAGCTAGTGAGCTCCACAGAGAGGCGCTTCTTGTAGTCCTGGGGCTTATCCTCGGACATGcggaacagcacagcagccgCATAGGtggctggaacacacacacacacacacacacacacacacacacacacacacggttagcttttttccccctgtagTTACAGTTCGAGTTGGGTAGCCTGTCCTTTTACTGGCCTGATGTAATGCAAGATGAACCCAAAACCAATCGAtattcacaacacacagcacagctgatacATGACCCAACAAAAGGTTGCTTCAGTCCGGAGTTTCCACTCAGTCCAAACTGACCAAATTCCAGAGCTTATCAAGTGAACTTTCTGAATTTCTTCCTTTGAGTGTCTGGCTGAGTTTAACGTCAGCACAACACATGTAACAAACTTGTATAACATTTGGGTCAAGTGAAGTATTACATTCCAGCAAACTCCAGAATGTTACATGGGTAGCAACTTCAAGGGGTCAAAACGGAAGAGATTTAGTGCTCCGCAATTTTCATAATAACAGGAAGATCAAAGACAAAAGAGGTTACAAAACCAAAAtctgtaggtgtaggtgtgtgtgtgcgcaactgcacaaacacacacacacacacactgtggtgatGTCTTCGATTGGTTGTGTGCAATAACTGTATGCTAGAGAGGAAGGTACTTCCCCACCCCCCATTTATGGCGGAAGGTAAGCTGGATTGtaaaggtgcgtgtgtgtgtgtgtctctctccgtaCCGACGCCCTCGTTCCGGGAGTGCAGCAGCTCTGTGAGGGGTGCGGTGGCTCCCTCGGCCTCGATGGCCTCGGCCGCCTCCTTGTCCTGAGCCAGCTCGCACAGCACACCGGCTGCCACGCGCTGGATGTTCTCAATGGGGGAGTACAGCAGCTGGGGGGGCGGGGCAAGGCAGAGCACAACCAATGAGCTTTACAAACACAACTAGAACTGCATACAACGCAAAGGGAGCCCAATGACTGGTCTTTAAAACAAAGTCTGAAAACcaagctcttcagagaacatctcctctcatagcattACTTTACAACTAGTCTTGCCTATCCTACGGGCAATTGtgctcattgatgcacttactacATTGACTTTTATGTCTGTTAAATAGAGGCCATTCAATATTTTCCCACCATGTACACAGAAATAGTGTCTCTGAAAAAGGTCAGTGCCACAAGAAACACATCTTATgttgaagaaaaataaataaatctgagCAGCCTTCTCCATTTGGTCTGTTTTATGCATGTCACAAGGAGGACTacagatgaagtgtgtgtgtgtgtgtgtgtgtgtgggttaaggCATTACCTGTACGAAGAGTGGAATGGTGTTGAGTCCTCTGATGACTATTCTGTTGTGTACATCCCTGGCCAGAATGTGCAGAGCTCCGGTGCAGCCTTCGACAATCTCCTCCATACGCACACCCTCCTGTAAggacaagcgcacacacacacagagttacctCAGGCTTCCAACTCTCCTTCCTTATACCCGTCTCATGCAACCTCCATCTCAGATATACTAGTCACTATCAATGCTAACCAAGAACATACAACTCTGCACATTTATGGCAATTTAAAAACGCACACTTTCCCCATCCCTGGTGATTTACTTTGGGGAAACAAATCCATAACTTTAGAACAGACAGGTCTCACCTCAACCTGGACAAGTTGATGACACACACTCGTACGTACCACAAACTGCTGCTGGGTGCCGCCCATGGAGGTGCGCCTCTGGGTGTCCTGGTGTGCCCTGACCAGCAGCTGCACCAGGCGCGGAATGGCTCCCTGCTCACGCAGCGGGGCATGGTTGGCCGGGCACAGCGCCAGGTTACGGATCAAACCCACCGTGGCctgcacaaaacacaaaaaaaaacacacacacacacacacacacacacacacacacacacacacgtgtcacatGGGTGTCACCAGGGGACAAAAACAGTGCCTACGGAGGTGCCAGTTAGCAGCATCAGCGGCAGCATCTGTTCCAGTTTTACACTCGGGCACTGCCAGCTCCCCCTAAATAGCAATTCCCATGtgtccagcagggggagctcttctaaacacaacacacactcacatcaatgACGAGTGAAGTGAATTAAAGTTTCATTGCTTTCATGTTCACAAGACCCAGTCTCCATAGTAACAGTCAAGTAAAGTAACAGTGTCTTTTCTGCTCTGACACATTCCAGGAAGTAAAGATAAGGACTCTGCTCACCACTAGGGCTCAGGTGCAGTATGAAGGTCATGGGCATGAAGTCATTTCCTCGACACTAAAGTGCAACCGTCTGAAGTTGGCGTCAACTGGATTGAGAGAGCGCCTCTACAAACTACCAGCTGGTTTGTGGAAAAGGTCCTGGCTAAATGGCGGAATATTTGCTGCCCTTTTCTAATTCACACCATAGGTGcccatgtgtttgttttcacagagttttgataaacaggaaatggaccccccccccccccccccattgccAATTACTCTTATCTCGGTCGAAACTCACTCCCTTTGACATTCAGTAGACAATCCATGCTTATGTCCTtgagacacagacactgaattGTACAGTTTTATGACTCACTCCACCAACATTACCTTTGCACTGAGATTTGAATCATACCAGCGCTGAATAGAAGTGTGAAGGCTCCCGTTTGGGGTCTCAGTTCTCAAGAACAGCCCGACACCCAGTTAATGTTGCAAGTGGAATACAATATCAAGATGGATAGATaccttattgatccccaaggggaaattcaaggtgaATCATATAAAAGAGGAAATGGCAATACGCCTCACCTGTCTAGTGGTGATCCAATTGCTCAAGAGTCATTTTTTAAGTCAAGACTGAGCAGCGTTAAACTCGTTATGTGGTTTGTAAACAATAATGTGCTGCCACTTTAAGTACTGCCACTTCTGGAGAACTCGACCGTGTGTGCTATATTATTTTGCGTGTTTGTACCTTGATTAGTGGCCAGTGTGAAGGTGGGTGAAGGAGTTTGACCACCACGGGCAGGCCGTAGTGCAACCGCACGGCATTCTGGGCCATCTCGGCATCCTGGTGACGGGAAGTGAGATGACGAAGCGCGCACACGGCGGGCTCTGTGATGTCCTCACGATCTCCGGCGCGCAGGACAGTCCTCACCAGCGCCTCGATACCGCCGACCTGGCAAAACGTAAACGAGTTAGAAGTGCACATGCGTTTCTGTTAGCTGGTATTTACCGGTTTTTGACTAGTAAtattcatgaaaaaaaaaagaaacagctgCTGTTAGAGGATTAACATTATTTTAAGTCAAACTGATTTGAGGACTTTTTCCTCAAGCTAGGTTTGGTGTACTTACAGTAATATCTACTGTTAAGTAATTTAAACACCAGCACTTTTGACTGAAATTTCACATTTGTCCAGTAAAATAAGCTCTGCAGACATCtgacagaattttttttttcttgtccaaCAGAAAGCCTGAACTACACTTCGACATACACCATTGTTTCCTAAAACAGTCACAGGTCTTGCCGCTTCCACAGTGAATCAGTTACTAATTTTCTCTTGATCTCAAAAGCAGTCTCTACAAGTTCCTACAAGTATCAAGCTTGGTAGTGAAGATCCATGTAAAATGCTGTAGACCATAATATTGAAAAGAACTTCACTTAAATTCTTTTTCAGTTAAAATCATACAAATGTGAAGACCACATATCTCCAGCCAAAGCCCTTTTAGCTATATTATATTCTGCAGTTGTATTTAAGAGGTATTCATATGAACCCAACTTTTGATGTACGCTAATGCAAAGCTATTCCAAGTGCATCCAAGGCAGAGGCCAAAACAAACAGTGTGTCACCTACCTGGCAGACCATCATCTTGTTCTTGTAGTTGTTGCAGGTGAGGTTGGACAGGATGCCAGCGGCGCACGTCACCACGTTGATGTCATCAGAGCCAAGCAGCTGCACGAGAGTTCCCAGAAGCCCCTCCATGCCCTCCTGCAagggcgcacgcacacacgcacacactttaaAACCCTACAGCTAAACGCATACCATTCCTATCAGTATTGGTAAGTGGGTGAGATCCTTAAATAACCAAGGCTGAAACCTTCCCAAACCTACTTCCAAATCTGGAAGTGTTCGAGAGAcatggctgtgtatgtgtgtgtgtgtgtgtgtgtgtgtgtccttgatgtTGAGGCGTTATAAGTTGCTCTTTTACACAGGTCGGaacgtgtgtgtacacactaacCTGTTTGGTGGCGGCGTCAGAGAGATTTCTGAGGGTCCAAAGGCAGTTCTGCACCAGACGCTGGCTTGGATCAGTGAGATGGAGGCCCAGGGCCTGCATACCTCCTGAAacattcataaacaaacacCGCACACGGGTCAACAAACGCCCAACTAGACTTCACTTATTTACACACTTTTAAAACAGTGTTGTTCAAAttacaaatgtgcacacatgcacacacaaagaaataaacaaaccctTCACCctccccccatcaatgtccaaacaAAACGGCAAACTAATTTGGTTACTTTGCAGCACCTACAAATAACAAACAGTCAGAGTAACGCGAGACATTTTATGACTTTCAGTCTTGTGTAATCAGAGTGGAAAGAAAATCAACCAAACTTTACAGCTTTGAAAAAGGGCGAGTTGTTTGTCAATCTTGCTTAAGGCATAAAGCTTTTCTGGCCTTCTCACTTAACTTTGAAGTCAATCCTGCTGaattgctttttaaaaatgtatttgtttagaTTACTCTAGCACATTCATGCCTTGGTCAAACTGAAGTCACCTCTGAcaacagaggaagaaaaaaaaagaaaaaaaaggcttcCTTGTTCTCCCCGTTCTCACGCAAAGACACAAATGCCAGTTTCACATGAGGCCTCAGCCAGTGAGTCattgagtgagtcagtgtgtacacaaacacacgcgggcacgcaggtacacacacacacacacacgcaggcgtgTGAGGACTTGCCTGCCTCCACGATGGCGGGTTTGTTGCTGGAGCAGACGGAGAGCACTTTGAGCACACGACTGGTGGTCCACAGGAGCTTCTCGTAGGTGTAGGTCCGCATGATGTTCACCAGGGCCTGTGGGCCGCCACTGGCCAGGATGATCAGCTGAGGAACAAGTCAGAACCATTTATACCTCACCCACTAAAACACGACTACCTACATATTTTgaacatgaagtgtgtgtgtgtgtgtgtgtgtgtgtgagtaatttaATTTCATTCTCTTCAAGCTTGTGAAATAGGGCATTTGGCCTTGTGCACTTTATCCAGTTTACTTGCAAGTATTAACGCTATGTCTGATCAATTTCAACAAGGCCACTGCGTTAAGACTGTTGGACGAGCAGAGTGGTAGCTTGTGTGGGCCTTACCTTGCTCTCCTGGTTGCCGTAGGCCAGAATCTGCAGGCAGTCGGTGGTGATGGCGAGGAACTTGACGTTGGTCTTGCTGAGCAGGGCCACCATCTTCTGCAGGCCGCCGGCCAGACGCACGGCCATCTTGGCCCCCTCCTGGTGCAGCAGCAGGTTGTGCAGCGTGGTGATGGCGTAGAAGAGCACTGAGTCCACGGgagacctacacacatacacacacacacggtttatAAACCCTGGGGGAGGTTTAACGTATAGTATAATGGCAAACCTTCCTGATTGGTATTGTTTAGCCAGAGGAGTGAAACCACCAGAACGTTCTATCAGGAGGTTGAATTGGTAAGGTTACATGGGCTGCTCCATTATTTAGATACTTTATACCCAATCAAAATGTCATTAATTGCACAGCATTAGGTTTATCACTTACACCAAATTACCTAACCCAGGTTTGTCAATGacccacatacttggaatattGACTGGTTGTGATTGGATCCCTGTGCACACAGGGCTTAAATAAGATCCAAGCAGTGGTTCCTCTtcctgggtgtgtgtatatgtgtgtgtgagagagtgtgtgtgtgccatcttaCCCCAGCATCTTGACGAGGGCGGGGATGCCCCCGGACTTGAAGATGGCGAGCAGGCCCTCGCGGTGGTGCGAGAGGTTGTGCAGCGTGCCGGCGGTGCAGCGGGCCGTCTCCACGTCGCTGGTGTTCTGCATGGTGCGCACCACGGCCGACACCATCTGGGGCGAGCGCATGATGGCGTGCCGCGACGCCTCCTTCTTGGAGAGCTGGTGCACCATCACCGCCGCTTTGTTCACCACCACCTGCAGGGGCGCCCACGGGGGTCAAGAGAGGAAGTTAGCGGGATTAGCAAAAACGCGTAATCCCACAACGAGACATAACAACGGCGAGCAAAAGGAGCGAGCGGAAATGTATTAAATCGACCATTTTCGACATCTGACAC carries:
- the LOC134072168 gene encoding catenin beta-1-like codes for the protein MATQADLMELDMAMEPDAKVAVSQWQQQSYLDSGIHSGATTTAPSLSGKPNPEDDLDPQLYEWEMGFNQPYTPEQVSDMDGQYAMTRAQRVRAAMFPETLEEGLQIPSAQFDSAHPTNVQQLAEPSQMLKHAVVNLINYQDDAELATRAIPELTKLLNDEDQVVVNKAAVMVHQLSKKEASRHAIMRSPQMVSAVVRTMQNTSDVETARCTAGTLHNLSHHREGLLAIFKSGGIPALVKMLGSPVDSVLFYAITTLHNLLLHQEGAKMAVRLAGGLQKMVALLSKTNVKFLAITTDCLQILAYGNQESKLIILASGGPQALVNIMRTYTYEKLLWTTSRVLKVLSVCSSNKPAIVEAGGMQALGLHLTDPSQRLVQNCLWTLRNLSDAATKQEGMEGLLGTLVQLLGSDDINVVTCAAGILSNLTCNNYKNKMMVCQVGGIEALVRTVLRAGDREDITEPAVCALRHLTSRHQDAEMAQNAVRLHYGLPVVVKLLHPPSHWPLIKATVGLIRNLALCPANHAPLREQGAIPRLVQLLVRAHQDTQRRTSMGGTQQQFVEGVRMEEIVEGCTGALHILARDVHNRIVIRGLNTIPLFVQLLYSPIENIQRVAAGVLCELAQDKEAAEAIEAEGATAPLTELLHSRNEGVATYAAAVLFRMSEDKPQDYKKRLSVELTSSLFRTEPMTWNETSDMALEMGAQGDPLAYRPDDPSFRGYAGYGQDGLGMDAMLEHEMGGPHSGDYPVDGLPDLSHNPELMDGLPPPDSNQLAWFDTDL